CTGCTGCCCCGAGCCCTGCCGCTGCTGCGCGAGCGCTTCCCCAAGCTGAAGCTGTTCCTGCGCGAGGACCTGACCCAGCGGCTGATCGCGCAGCTCAAGGCGGGGCGCCTCGACGCCGCGCTGATCGCCCTGCCGTTCGACATGTCGGGGCTGGAGTGGGCGCACGTCGCCGACGACGAGCTGCTCGCCGCCCTGCCGGCGAACCATCCGCTCGCCGCCCTGAAGGCCGCCTCGCCCGAGGCGCTGGCGGAGGAGAACCTGATCCTGCTCGAAGACGGCCACTGCCTGCGCGAGCATGCGCTGTCGGCCTGCCGGCTGAGCCCGCCGCGCGACGGCGGCAATGAGGAGGCCTTCGCCGCCACCTCCCTGCCCACCCTGGTGCAGATGGTGGGCTCGGGCCTGGGCGTGACCTTCATTCCCCGGATGGCGGTGGCCGCCGGGCTGACCGAGGCGGCGCCGGTCGCCGTGCGGCCGATCACCGCCGATCACCCCGAGCGCGAGATCGTCGTCGCCTGGCGCGCCGGCTCGAACCGCCGGGCGGAGGGCCGGCTGCTGGCCGACATGCTGAAGGAGGCCTGAGGCCCCCCCCCTTCAGTCCATCAGCCGCTGGGCCAGGTAGACGTAGTGCCGCGCCCAACGCCGGGCGTTCAGCTCGGGATCGGCGTCGTTGGCGTGCCCGCCGAAGGTCTGCTCGTAGTAGAGGTAGGGGACCCCCAGCTCGGCGAGGCGCGCGGCGTACTTGCGCGCGTGGCCCGGATGGACCCGGTCGTCGCGGGTGTTCGTGGTGATGTAGGCCAGCGGGTAGCGCACGCCCGGCTTCAGGTTCTGGTAGCCGGAGTATTTCGCGATGAACGCGCGGTCCTCGGCCACGTCGGGATCGCCGTACTCGCCGACCCAGGACGCCCCGGCCGAGAGCTTGTGGTAGCGCAGCATGTCGACCAGCGGGCTCTCGACGACGACGGCGTTCCACAGCTCGGGATGCTGGGTCATGGACACGGTGGTCAGCACCCCGCCGTTGGAGCGGCCGTAGATGCCGAGCCTGCGCGCCGAGGTGATCTTGCGTGCGAACAGGTCGCGGGCCACGGCGGCGAAGTCGTCGAAGGCGAGCTGGCGCTTCTCGCGCAGCACCGCCTGGTGCCAGGCGGGTCCGAACTCGCCGCCGCCGCGGATGTTGGCGATGACGTAGGCGCCGCCCCGCTCCATCCACAGCTTGCCGGCCTCGGGCATGTAGATGGGCGGCTTGGCGACCTCGAAGCCGCCGTAGCCGTACATCAGGGTGGGCAGGGAGCCGTCCAGCTTCGCCGCCTTCGGGCGCACGATGAAGTAGGGGATCTTCGCGCCGTCGGAGGAGGTCGCCCAGAACTGCTCCACGACGTGGGTCGAGGCGTCGAAACGGGGCGGCAGGGTTTTCACCTGCTGCGCCGTCCCGCTCGCGGCGTCGGCGAGCCAGAGGCTGGTGGGGGTCAGGAAGCCCTCGACCGTGACGAACAGGGCGTCGTCCTTCCCGGAGGTGTCCACCAGGGTGATGTTGGCGTCCTTCGGCAGCGGCAGGCGCCGGGCGGTCCAGCGGCCGTCCGCGAAGTCGTAGGCGTCGACCGCGCCCTTCACGTCCTCGAGCAGCGTCACCACCAGCTTCCCGTCGGTGGCCGAGACCTGCTGCACCGCCTGGCGCGGGCCGGGCTGGAAGACGAGCGTCGGGCGCGCGCCGGCGGGGTCGGCCTTCAGGGCCGCCAGGTCGTAGGCGACGAGGGCGCCGGGCTGGAAGCCGCCCCAGGCCTCCTGCAGGCTGAACACCACCTGGCCGTCCACATAGGCCTCCTCCTGCGCCTTCTTCGGCAGCTGGATGCGGACGAGGCCCCGATCAGTGACGAGGCTGAACTCGGACTCGAAGAACGACAGGCCCCGCTGGACCACCAGGCCGTCGGCCCGGCCGCCCTCGCCGTAGAGCACGGCGGGCTGGGCCCAGACGTCAGCCTTCTGGCCGCGGAAGACCTCGCGCGCCGTCCCGTCGCGGGCGACCGTCTTCAGCACATAGGGATAGCCGGACTGGGTGACCTCGCCGGGGGTCCATTCGCGGCCGACGACCAGCGTGTGGCGGTCGATCCACTGGACGTACTGCTTGCCCTCGGCGAAGCGGAAGCCGCCCTCCACGAACCGTCGGGTGCGGGTGTCGAACTCGCGCAGTTCGACCGCGTCGCCGCCGCCGTCGGAGAGGCGGACGAGGCAGGTCGTCTCCTCGGGCTTCAGGCACACCGCGCCCTTGAAGAACCAGCGCCGGCCCTCGGTCTTGGCCAGGGCGTCCATGTCGATCAGCGTCTCCCAGGCAGGCTGGGCGGCGCCGTACGAGGCCCGGGTCGTATGCCGCCACAGGCCGTGCGGGTGCTCGGCGTCCTGCCACAGGTTGTCGATCCCGCCGGCCCGGAAGCCCGGCGTGGGGATGCGGTCCTTGGCGGTGAAGATGGCGCGCGCCTCGGCCAGCATCGCCTGGTAACGGGGGTCCGTCTCCAGGACAGCTGCGGTCTTGGCGTTCTCGGCCTCGGCCCAGGCGAGCGCCCTGGGGCTTTCCACCTCCTCGAGCCACAGGTGCGGATCGTCTTGGGCCAGGGCGGGGGGAGCGAGGGCGGCGGGCGCGGAAATCGACAGGGCGGCGAGGGCGCAGGCGAGGCGTTTCATGGCCTCATCTAGCCGGGCCGCCACGGGCTTGTCTGCCCCTCCTCGCCGGCCGCCGTACGCCTGATTCGAAAAAGGCGGCCTGATTGGAACGCTTGATTAAGCCAACCTGGGAAATGCTGCAGGCTGGGGAGAGGCAATGTCGCCCAGTTTCAGTTACCACCGCCTCGCGTCGACCCGGGCCCGGGAACTGCCCATGCGGGTGGGCCTTGCGCTCATCATCGGCGCCGGGACCCTGTACCTGACGCAGAGCCCCTGGACCTTCGCCTGGCTGGCGGCGGTGGCGGCGACCCAGCTTCTCGACCTGCGGCTGACGGCGCCGATGCGCCGCGACCCCGATTTCGTCCCCGACCGCGCCCAGGAGCGGGTCTATCTCGCCTCGGTGACGCTGAACGTCCTCGTCTACTCCGCCATCACGCCGCTGTGCTGGCTGAAGGGCGGGCTGGAGGGCCACCTCTACGCCCTGCTGGTGCCGGCGGCGGGGTTGATCAACGTGGCGCTGCAGGCCCAGTCGGCGCCCAAGATGCTGTGGGCCGGCTGCACGCCGCACGCCCTCTACCTGGTCAGCCTGCCGGTGCTGTCGATCCTCGTGGAGCAGGACGCCGATGTCGCCGGCATGGCCTTCGTCGCCGTCGGCGCGAGCCTCTACCTGGCCCACCTGTTCATCGCCGTGCTGCGCAACCGCCAGGCGGCGGTGGCCCTGGACGAGGCGCTCGGCGAGGCCCAGGCGGCCCGGGCCAGGGCCCAGGAGGCGAGCGCCGCCAAGAGCGAGTTCCTGGCCACCATGAGCCACGAGATCCGCACACCGCTGAACGGGGTGCTGGGGATGGCCCAGGCCATGGCGCACGATCCGCTGCCCAGGCGCCAGCGCGAGCGGCTGGAGGTGATCCGCCAGTCGGGCGAGGTGCTGCTGGTGCTGCTGAACGACCTGCTCGACATTTCCAAGATCGAGGCCGCCAAGCTGGAGCTCGACCTTGCACCGCTGGATCTGCACGACCTTGCGGCCCAGGCGCAGGAGGCCTTCGCCCCGCTCGCCGCGTCGAAGGACCTCGAGCTCTCGGTGCGGGCCGCGCCCGAGCTCGCCGGCGCCTGGCGGGCGGACGCGACGCGGGTGCGGCAGATCCTCTACAACCTGCTCGCCAACGCCGTGAAGTTCACCGAGCGCGGGGCCGTGGCCGCCGATCTCTTCCTGGACGCGGCGGGCCAGGTCGTGCTGCGCGTCCGCGACACCGGACCGGGCGTCGCGCCCGAGCGGCTGGACGCCCTGTTCGAGCGTTTCGTGCAGGCCGAGGCCTCGACGACCCGCCGCTACGGCGGCTCGGGCCTGGGGCTGGCCATCTCCCGCGACCTCGCCCGGCTGATGGGGGGCGACATCGCCGCGCAGAGCACGCCCGGCGCAGGCTCGACCTTCACCGTCATCCTGCCGCTGGACCGCGCCGATGCGCCCGAGGTTGTGGGGCCGGCGGCCGCGCCGGCGGAGGTCGCCGCGATCCGGGTGCTGGTCGCCGAGGACAACGAGACGAACCAGCTGGTGCTGAAGACCCTGCTGGGCCAGCTCGGGGTCGAGGTCGAGATGACCGCCGACGGCCACGAGGCGGTCGAGGCCTGGCGGCAGGGGCCTTTCGACCTGATCCTGATGGACGTGCAGATGCCGGTGATGGACGGCCTCGCCGCCACCCGCCGCATCCGCGAGATCGAGGCGCAGACCGGCCGGGCGCGCACGCCGATCGTCGCCCTGACCGCCAACGCGATGTCGCACCACCTGGTCGAGTACGCGCAGGCCGGCATGGACGGCGTCACGGCCAAGCCGATCGAGCTCAGCCGGCTGGTGGAACAGATGAACGTCGCCCTGAGCGGCCGCCGCTCGGGTCCGGTGACGGGGGCCACCGCGGCCGCCTGACCAGGCGCCGAAGCGGCGAGGTGCAGCGCGCGCCGTTCTCGCCTATATGTCCGCGGCCATGGGACGTCCGTTCCTCAAGATGAACGGGCTCGGCAACGACTTCGTCGTGGTCGAGACCCGCTCCGCGCCGTTCGAACCGACGGCGGCGCAGGTGCGCGCGATCGCCGACCGCGCGACCGGGATCGGCTGCGACCAGCTGATCGCCGTCGACCCTGCCGAGGGCGCCGACGCCCACGTCCGCTTCTGGAACGCCGACGGCGAGGAGGTGGGGGCCTGCGGCAACGGCACGCGCTGCGTCGGCTGGCTGCTCATGCAGTCCAGCGGCAAGGACGAGGCGGTGATCGAGACGCGGGCGGGGCGCCTCGTCGCCACCCGCGCGGGCGAGCGGCTGGTCAGCGTCGACATGGGCCCGCCGCGGCTGGAGTGGAACGAGATCCCGCTCGCCGAGCCGCACGACACCCGCGCGCTGGACGTCGTCCTATACCACCACGCCGACCTGATGGCGCCGCCCGGCTGCGTCTCGATGGGCAACCCGCACGTGGTCTTCTTCGTGCCCGACGCCGAGCAGGCGCCGGCGGCCGAGGCCGGCCCCGCGATCGAAGGGCACCCGCTGTTCCCCGAGCACGTCAACGTCGGCTTCGCCCAGGTGAAGGCGCCGGACCGCATCCGCCTGCGGGTGTGGGAGCGCGGCGCGGGGCTGACGAAGGCCTGCGGCACCGGCGCCTGCGCGGCCATGGTGGCCGCCTCGCGCCGCGGCCTGATCGGCCGCCACGCGACGATGGAGCTGGACGGCGGCGAGCTGTTCGTCGAATGGCGCGCGGACGGCCACGTGATCATGACCGGCCCGGCGGCCGTCGACTTCCAGGGCGAGCTGCCGTGAGCGGCTTCGAGGCCCCCTCCGTCTCGACGCGTTCGCGCCGATCCACCTCCCCCCCTTCGCAGGGGAGGAGCGACGTCGACATCGTCACGTTCGGCTGCCGGCTGAACGCCTACGAGAGCGAGGTCATCCGCAAGCGGGCGGCCGAGGACGGCCTTTCGGACGCCATCGTGTTCAACACCTGTGCGGTGACGGGCGAGGCGGTGCGCCAGGCCCGGCAGGCGATCCGCAAGGCCCGCCGCGAGCGGCCGGGCGCGAAGGTGATCGTCACCGGCTGCGCGGCCCAGATCGATCCCGACGCCTTCGCCGCCATGGACGAGGTCGACCTGGTGCTCGGCAACGCCGAGAAGAGCCAGGCCGGGTCCTATGCGCCGACGGCCGAGGCCGGCCGCGTGCGCGTCAATGACATCATGAGCGTGCGCGAGACGGCGGGCCATCTCATCGACGGATTGAAAGACCGCGCGCGGGCCTATGTCGAGGTCCAGAACGGCTGTGACCACCGCTGCACCTTCTGCATCATCCCCTACGGCCGCGGGAACTCCCGCTCGGCGCCCGCCGGCGAGGTGGTCGAGCAGGTTCGCCGGCTGGCGGGCGAAGGCTACCAGGAGGTCGTGCTCACCGGCGTGGACGTGACGAGCTGGGGCGCCGACCTGCCGGGCGCCCCGACCCTGGGCCAGCTGGTCGGGCGAATCCTGAAGCTGGCGCCCGGGCTGCCGCGCCTGCGGCTGTCGTCCATCGACGCGGCCGAGATCGACGCCGACCTGCTGCGGCTCCTCGCCGAGGAGCCCCGGCTGATGCCCTACCTGCACCTCAGCCTTCAGGCAGGGGACGACATGATCCTGAAGCGCATGAAGCGCCGCCACAGCCGCGCCGACGCGCTGAGGCTCGTCGCCGACGTGCGCGCGGTGCGCCCCGACGTGGCCTTCGGCGCCGACCTGATCGCCGGTTTCCCGACCGAGACGGACGAGATGTTCGAGAACACCCTGCGGCTGGTGGAGGAGGCGGGACTCGCGTTCCTGCACGTCTTCCCCTTCAGCCCCAGGCCGGGCACGCCGGCGGCCCGGATGCCGCAACTGCCGCGCGAGGTGGTGAAGGCTCGCGCCGCCCGCCTGCGCGCCGCCGGCGAGGCCGCCCTGGACCGCCACCTGGAGGCCCAGGTCGGCCGGACGCTGCTGGGCCTCGTCGAGCGGCCCGGGTTCGCGCGCGCCGAGGACTTCACCGAGATCGCCTTCACCGGCGAGGCGGCGGAGGGGGCCGTCGTCGCCCTGGCGGTCACCGCACACGACGGCCGGCGGGCGATCGCCCGCGTTCAGGAGAGGGGCGCGGCATGAGCTGGACCGGCGGATGCCAGTGCGGGAAGGTCCGCTTCCGGGTGGAGGGCGAGCTGGGGCGCGCCAGCATCTGCCACTGCCGCATGTGCCAGAAGGCGACCGGCGGCCCGTTCGGCGCGTTCGTGGGCGTGGACCGGGACCGGCTGACCTGGACGGGGGAGGAACCCGCCCGCTTCCAGAGCTCCAACCTCGTGCGCCGGGGCTTCTGCCCATCGTGCGGGACGCCGCTGACCTTCGAGACGGCCAAGAGCATCGACCTGACCATCTTCGCCTTCGACCGCGCCGCCGAGATCGCGCCGACCGTGCAGCTGGAGCCCGAGAGCTCGCCGGGGTGGATGGCGCACATCGCCGAGCTGGAGGTCGAGCGCCCGCCGCCCGGCTACTACGAGCGGATCCAGAACTACCAGCACCCCGACCGCGACGACTGATCAGTCCTCGGGTTCCGGCGGCGGCCGGCCGGGGAAGCCCGGCATCTTCCAGCCGAACAGGATCGCCCCCGCCCGCAGCGACAGCGCGACGGCGAAGCCCGCCCCCGCCGCCGCCATCGGCAGCACGTCCAGGGCGTACAGCCCCGCGAAGGTGGAGGCGCCGGCGAGCGCAGGGGTGACGTAGAGCTCGCGCCGCAGCAGCACCGACGGCTCCTGGGCCAGCACGTCGCGCAGGACGCCGCCGAAGGTGGCCGTCAGCACGCCCATGACGATGGCCGCCAGAGGCGGCACGCCCAGCGAGGCGGCCTTCAGGGCCCCCACCACCGAGTAGCCGGCCATGCCCAGCGCATCGAGCCACAGCAGCAGCCGCCCGCGTCCGCGCCCGCCGCCGAAGACCCACACCGCCAGGGCGGCGGCCAGGCACGCGACGAGGAAGCTCGGCTTCAGCACCCAGAACACCGGGGCGTCGATCAGCAGGTCGCGCAGCGTGCCGCCGCCCACGCCGGTGACGGCGGCGAAGAAGCCGAAGGTGATGATGTCGTGCTTGCGCCGGGCGGCCGCGAGCGCGCCGGTCGCGCCGAACACGGCCACGGCGGCGTAGTCGAGGGCGGCGAGGGTTGCAGCGAGACCTTCCATCGCCCCTCTCATGCGGCCGCAGGTGACGCGCGGCAAGCTCCCGGCTAGAAGCCCAACCCATGTCAGAACCCAAACGCGGCTGGTTCCAGCGCCTCACACAGGGGCTCACCAAGTCGTCGAAGCAGATGGGCGACCAGATCGCCTCTGTGTTCACGGCCAAGGAGCCGCTCGACCAGGCCAAGCTGGACGAGCTGGAGGAGATGCTGATCGAGGCCGACCTCGGCCCGCATTCCGCCGCCCGCATCACCGCCCGCTTCGCCGAGGAGAAGTTCGGCAAGGACGTCGGCGAGGAGGAGATCAAGGAGGCGCTCGCCCAGGCGATCGGCGACGAGCTGTCGAGCCGCCAGGGCGGCTTCGACCCGCTGTCGGGCCCCAGGCCCTACGTCGTCCTGTTCATCGGCGTGAACGGCTCGGGCAAGACCACCACGCTCGGCAAGATCGCGGCCGACCTGCGCAGCCGGGGCGCCAAGGTCCTCATCGTCGCCGGTGACACCTTCCGCGCCGCCGCCGTCGAACAGCTCAAGGTCTGGGCCGAGCGGGCGGGCGCCGACTTCATGGGCCGCCCGACCGGGTCCGACGCCGCGGGCCTGGCCTTCGACGCCGTGCAGCGGGCGAAGGCCGAGGGCTACGACGTCGTGCTGATCGACACCGCCGGGCGGCTGCAGAACAAGCAGGGGCTGATGGACGAGCTCCTGAAGATCATCCGGGTGGTCAAGAAGCTGGACCCCGAGGCGCCGCACGAGACCCTGCTGGTCCTCGACGCCACGGTGGGGCGCAACGCGCTGAACCAGGAGAACATCTTCGGCAACCAGATCGGCGTCTCGGGCATCGTCATGACCAAGCTGGACGGCACCGCCCGCGGCGGCGTGCTGGTGCCGGTCGCCCAGGCCTCGGACAGCCCCATCAAGCTGATCGGCGTGGGCGAGGGGATCGACGACCTGCAGCCCTTCGACGCCCGCGCCTTCGCCCGCTCCCTCGTAGGCCTCGCGGAGCCCGTCCGATGAACCAGCGCACGCGGGACTGGATCCGCTATTTCGTCGACTACTCGGCGCTCGTCGTGTTCCTCGTCGCCTACTTCATGACCGGCAAGGACATCACGGTCGCCACCTGGGCCCTGGTGGTGGGTTCGGGGATCGCGCTGGTCGTCGGCCTGGCGGTGGAGCGGCGGATCGCGCCCTTCCCCCTTATCGCCTGCGCCGCTGGCCTGGTGTTCGGCGGGCTGGCGCTGTTCTTCCACGACCCGCGGCTCCTGAAGATCAAGCCGACCATCATGAACGGGATCTTCGGCCTGGTGCTGACGGTCGGCCTCTTCATGGGCAAGCACCCGCTCAAGCTGCTGCTGGGCGAGGCGTTCCAGATGCCCGAGCCCGCCTGGCGGCGGCTGACCATCAACTATGCGCTGTTCTTCTTCGCCCTGGCGGGGCTGAACGAATTCGTCTGGCGGACCCAGGCCGAGGAGGTCTGGGTGGTGTTCCGCTTCCCCGGCTTGATGATCCTCACGCTGGTCTTTTCGATCGCCCACGCCCCGCTGCTGATGAAGTACGTGCGCGCCGACGAGCTGCCGCCGCCGCCGACGGAGTAAGGTTCGGGGGACGGGATCGTCCGTCGTCAAACCGTCGCAGAGAGCGGCTAAGTCTTGCCGCCGTCCAAGCCAGTTGGGGGACGGTGACGACCATGGCCAAAGGCAAGGCGCGTGCGAAGGCCGGCGTGGCCGCCCTCGACGGCTCGCCCAGTCATCTGCTGCATCGGGCGCTGCAGCGGGCGCTCGACGAATACGCCGCCGAGTTCGGCGCCGGCGCGATCACCCAGCGCCAGTACGCGGTCCTGGCGGCGGTCGCCGCCCAGGAGGGGGCGACCCAAACCGACCTCGTCCGCGCCACCGGCATCGACCGCTCGACCCTCGCCGACATGGCCGCCCGGATGATCGCGAAGGGCCTGCTGGCCCGGGAGCGCTCGACCGCCGACGCCCGCGCCAACGCCGTGCGCCTGACGCCCGAGGGCCAGGCCGCCCTGGCCGAGGCCCAGCCGAAGATGGCCGCGGTGGACGGCCGGCTGCTGAAGCTGATCCCCGGCCGCACGCGCCGCGAGGCCTTCGTCCGGCTGCTGAAGGACCTGGCGGGCGTTGGCGAGCCCCAGGGCAAGACCGAGGCCGAGGCCAAGCCGGCCAAGAAGCCCAGGGCGGACAAGGCCGCGAAGCCCGAGTCGAAAAAGAAGAAGAAGCTGAAGAAGGCGGCCTGAAACGGCCGATCCGTCCGGCGGCCGCCTACGCCGACGGGCGGGGCATCACCACGTCCGTGGGCCGCAGGTGCGGCGTGCGCAGGCGTTCATAGCCGGCCTCGGGCAGGGTCCGCATGATGATGTCGAGCATCGTCCCGCCGTCCGCCGTGATGGGCGGCGGTTCGCCGTAGAGCGCGCGCCACAAGGCCGCGGCCTCCTCGTAGATCCGGTCTTCCCGTCCCATCGCTCGTCTTACGAAACGCATTCAACAAATGACGAAACACGCGGAGCCGACCCGCGTTCCGCGCGGAATATGGTTAATTTTGCGTAGTTTAGGTGGAGCTGAAGCTCAGACGCGGATGTCCAGCAGCGAGCCGGGGCGCAGGATCCGCTGCGGCGCCTCGGCGCCGGGATCGGGCGTGCGGGAGGGGGCCTGCGGCGGGGGTTCGGCCGGCCGCGGGGCGGCGGCGGCGGCGGGCGCCTGAGCCTGACCCAGGGCGGCGGCGAAGAACGCCCGCTGGGCGGCCTGGCGCGCGGGATCCAGGCCGTGCGACTGGGGCGCGGCGGGTGGCGGCAGGTTCGGTCGGATCGTGGTCACGGGCGGAAGGCCGGACATGGTTAACAGGGACGCTCCCTGGGTGCCCGCGTCCGCCTCAAGAAGTGGTTAACGCGCCCGGCCGCGCACCTCATCAGCGCGCCCTTCTCAGCGGGCCTGGGCCGCAAGCCTCCGGGCGTCGGCCTCGGTGAGGGGGCCGGTGTGCTTGGCCAGGATCATGCCGTCGCGGCCCACGACATAGGTCTCGGGCACGCCGGTGACGCCGAACTCGACGCCCGCGCGCCCGTCGCGGTCCACCAGCACCTCCGCGTAGGGATCGCCGAGGCGGTCCAGGAAGGCCTGGCTGTTCTGGGGCGCGTCCTTGTAGGCGATGCCGACCACCCGCACCGGCTGGCCCTTCAGGCCCATCAGCACCGGGTGCTCGATCTCGCAGGGGGCGCACCAGGAGGCGAAGAAGTTGACGATCATCGGTCCTTCCGACGCCATCTCGCGCAGGGAAACCGGCTGGCCCTCGGCGAGCGTCGGCAGGCTGACCGTCGGTACGGGTTTGCCCACCAGCGCCTGCGGCTGGATCTGCGGATTGCGGTTGAGGGCGTAGAGGCCGAACAGCAGCCCCAGGGCGACCAGGGCGGCGAGCGGGATCCAGGCCAGCCAGCGGCTCATTTGCGGGCGCGCTCCTCGTAGCGGCGCTTCCAGCGGCGGGCGTGGGCCAGCGCCTCCCACACCATGCCGGCGAAGGCCAGGCCAGTCACGACGAAGGCGGGCCAGATGTAGGCGGCGTAGTCGGGCAGGGTCTCAGGCAGCGTCTGCGGCATCGGCTCAGCCCCGCGCCTGCCGCAGCGCCGCGGCCTCGGCCCGCCGGCGCCACACCTCGCCGCGGATCCGCACCAGCCACAGCGAGCCGAAGGCCGACAGATAGGAAAGGCTCATCAGCAGCAGCGGCGTCAGGTAGACGGCGGGCAGGGCGGGACCGCCCTCGGCGAAGAGGGTCGAGCCCTGGTGCAGGGTGTTCCACCACTCCACGCTGTACTTGATGACCGGCAGGTTCACCGCGCCCACCAGCGCCAGGATGGCGGCTGCGCGCCCGGCCTTGGCCTCGTCGTCGATCGCCGCGCGCAGGGCCATGTAGGCGAGGTACAGCAGGAACAGCACCAGCACCGAGGTCAGCCGGGCGTCCCAGACCCACCAGGCGCCCCACATCGGCCGGCCCCAGAGCGCGCCGGTGACCAGGGCCAGGAAGGTGAAGCCCGCGCCGAGCGGCGCCGCGGCCTGGGCGGCCGCGTCGGCCAGGACGTGCCGGAACACCAGCGACAGGAAGCTCGCCACCGCCAGGCAGACGTAGGCGAACATCGAGATCTGCGCCGCCGGCACGTGGATGAACATGATCCGGACGGTCAGGCCCTGCTGGTAGTCGGGCGGGGCGGCGAAGCCCAGCCACAGGCCGGCGGCCGCCAGCGCGGCGGCGAGCAAGCCGAACAGCGGCGCGGCCCAGCGCGAGAACGCCATGAAGCGCTCGGGATTGGCCAGGAAGGCGGGGGCCGGGATCATGGCCGATCCGCTTAAGGCCCGGCGGCCCGACCCGCAAGCGGTCCCGGGCGCAGGCCCCTACGCGCCTCTCCCTACATCGGCGGCGGCGGGGGTCCCGGCGGGCCCGGCGGCTTGGGCGGCATCGGGGGCCTGGGCGGCTTCGGTGGGGCGTCGAGGTGCGCCATGTGCGGGATCATCATCGGGCCCAGGCCCGGGCCCACCATCATCAGCATGGGCATGGCGTCGAAGGCCTTCCTCTGCTTTGCGTCGAGCTGGGCGTAGAACGCGCGGGTGGCGTCGATCCGCGCCTTCATCGCCTTCTGCTGCTCGGCCATCCTGGCCTCCATCTCGGAGAGGCGCTCCAGCGTCGTCTTGCCGCTGTCGTGCTCGAACCGCACCATCTCGTGGCGGGCGTGCTCGCGCCGGGTGGCCTCGAGGAAGGCCTTCAGCGCCGGCTCCTGGTCGGGACGCAGCTGCAGGACGTCCTTCAGGTGCTCGGTCCGGTCGCCGCGGCGGATCACCACGTCGCCGTCGCCGACGCGCGTGATGTGGACATGGCGCTCGGCGCGAGCGTCGTTCTTGCCATGCGCCTCGTGCGGATGGGCGGAGGCCGGCCCGGCCGCCGCCAGGGCGGCCAGCGCGGCTCCCGCAAGGAACCAGTGAGGGGTCTTCGGCATCGCCTTTTCGTCTCCCGTGGCAGGCGTCTGAGGGGCCAAGCTCAGCCGTCAGGATGGGGCGAAAAAGCGGCGTTCGGCATGAAGCTTTGTTCATGTGCCAGCGGCCCCGCGAAGCGGCATACGGTCGAGCTTTGATGTGGAGATCCCGATGCTCGCAGCCCTGCTGCTCGCGGCCGCCGTGGCCGCCCCTGCCCCTGCCCCAGATGCGGCGCCCGACCCGGCCGCCGTGCGGGCGATCGAGGCGGTGGCCTACGACTATGTGGACGGCCAGCTGGAGGGCGATCCGGCGCGCGTCGCCCGCGCCCTGCATCCCGACCTCGCCAAACGGGCGGTCGAGACCAACCCCGACGAGGTCTACGCCCTGCGCCGGATGTCGAAGGAGGAGCTGGTCGAGCTCACCCGCCAGGGCGTTCTGAAGACCCCGAAGGACCAGTGGAGCCGTTCGGTGAAGGTGCTGGACGTGGCGGGCGAGGTGGCGGTGGCCCGGGTCGAGACGCCCTGGTTCATCGACTACTTCCACCTCGGCCGGTTCGGCGAGCGGTGGGTGATCGTCAACGCCATGTGGCA
The Phenylobacterium zucineum HLK1 genome window above contains:
- a CDS encoding GFA family protein; translation: MSWTGGCQCGKVRFRVEGELGRASICHCRMCQKATGGPFGAFVGVDRDRLTWTGEEPARFQSSNLVRRGFCPSCGTPLTFETAKSIDLTIFAFDRAAEIAPTVQLEPESSPGWMAHIAELEVERPPPGYYERIQNYQHPDRDD
- a CDS encoding trimeric intracellular cation channel family protein; amino-acid sequence: MEGLAATLAALDYAAVAVFGATGALAAARRKHDIITFGFFAAVTGVGGGTLRDLLIDAPVFWVLKPSFLVACLAAALAVWVFGGGRGRGRLLLWLDALGMAGYSVVGALKAASLGVPPLAAIVMGVLTATFGGVLRDVLAQEPSVLLRRELYVTPALAGASTFAGLYALDVLPMAAAGAGFAVALSLRAGAILFGWKMPGFPGRPPPEPED
- the ftsY gene encoding signal recognition particle-docking protein FtsY, with the protein product MSEPKRGWFQRLTQGLTKSSKQMGDQIASVFTAKEPLDQAKLDELEEMLIEADLGPHSAARITARFAEEKFGKDVGEEEIKEALAQAIGDELSSRQGGFDPLSGPRPYVVLFIGVNGSGKTTTLGKIAADLRSRGAKVLIVAGDTFRAAAVEQLKVWAERAGADFMGRPTGSDAAGLAFDAVQRAKAEGYDVVLIDTAGRLQNKQGLMDELLKIIRVVKKLDPEAPHETLLVLDATVGRNALNQENIFGNQIGVSGIVMTKLDGTARGGVLVPVAQASDSPIKLIGVGEGIDDLQPFDARAFARSLVGLAEPVR
- a CDS encoding inner membrane-spanning protein YciB, with amino-acid sequence MNQRTRDWIRYFVDYSALVVFLVAYFMTGKDITVATWALVVGSGIALVVGLAVERRIAPFPLIACAAGLVFGGLALFFHDPRLLKIKPTIMNGIFGLVLTVGLFMGKHPLKLLLGEAFQMPEPAWRRLTINYALFFFALAGLNEFVWRTQAEEVWVVFRFPGLMILTLVFSIAHAPLLMKYVRADELPPPPTE
- a CDS encoding MarR family winged helix-turn-helix transcriptional regulator, which produces MAKGKARAKAGVAALDGSPSHLLHRALQRALDEYAAEFGAGAITQRQYAVLAAVAAQEGATQTDLVRATGIDRSTLADMAARMIAKGLLARERSTADARANAVRLTPEGQAALAEAQPKMAAVDGRLLKLIPGRTRREAFVRLLKDLAGVGEPQGKTEAEAKPAKKPRADKAAKPESKKKKKLKKAA
- a CDS encoding DsbE family thiol:disulfide interchange protein → MSRWLAWIPLAALVALGLLFGLYALNRNPQIQPQALVGKPVPTVSLPTLAEGQPVSLREMASEGPMIVNFFASWCAPCEIEHPVLMGLKGQPVRVVGIAYKDAPQNSQAFLDRLGDPYAEVLVDRDGRAGVEFGVTGVPETYVVGRDGMILAKHTGPLTEADARRLAAQAR
- the ccmD gene encoding heme exporter protein CcmD, translated to MPQTLPETLPDYAAYIWPAFVVTGLAFAGMVWEALAHARRWKRRYEERARK
- the ccmC gene encoding heme ABC transporter permease CcmC — encoded protein: MIPAPAFLANPERFMAFSRWAAPLFGLLAAALAAAGLWLGFAAPPDYQQGLTVRIMFIHVPAAQISMFAYVCLAVASFLSLVFRHVLADAAAQAAAPLGAGFTFLALVTGALWGRPMWGAWWVWDARLTSVLVLFLLYLAYMALRAAIDDEAKAGRAAAILALVGAVNLPVIKYSVEWWNTLHQGSTLFAEGGPALPAVYLTPLLLMSLSYLSAFGSLWLVRIRGEVWRRRAEAAALRQARG
- a CDS encoding Spy/CpxP family protein refolding chaperone; this encodes MPKTPHWFLAGAALAALAAAGPASAHPHEAHGKNDARAERHVHITRVGDGDVVIRRGDRTEHLKDVLQLRPDQEPALKAFLEATRREHARHEMVRFEHDSGKTTLERLSEMEARMAEQQKAMKARIDATRAFYAQLDAKQRKAFDAMPMLMMVGPGLGPMMIPHMAHLDAPPKPPRPPMPPKPPGPPGPPPPPM
- a CDS encoding nuclear transport factor 2 family protein, encoding MLAALLLAAAVAAPAPAPDAAPDPAAVRAIEAVAYDYVDGQLEGDPARVARALHPDLAKRAVETNPDEVYALRRMSKEELVELTRQGVLKTPKDQWSRSVKVLDVAGEVAVARVETPWFIDYFHLGRFGERWVIVNAMWHPKPRPAARD